One window from the genome of Diospyros lotus cultivar Yz01 chromosome 11, ASM1463336v1, whole genome shotgun sequence encodes:
- the LOC127812446 gene encoding protein ALP1-like, which yields MKLASPPEEADYSYILNLLQETVGQMDDHLPTNTPSKRRRRRKNDDNSNSNGRRDGSPKDKQQQQNQEEGNKAKGVKEILTSILLLDEQQRCDSQDWSKTQQQEKLLFDANHRKKTRAMHDYYDELQDSYRHLDQTDGLRRKTKSAAAAVASAVATAVLEAEKEGGAGAGGTAAASGGQQQRRLWVRSRSQAWWDECNSDDFPEEDFRKAFRMGKDTFEMLCNELSSAVAKENTTLRDAVPVRQRVAVCIWRLATGEPLRLVSKRFGLGISTCHKLVLEVCSAIRTVLMPKYLQWPDDESMKKIKENFESISGIPNVVGSMYTTHIPIIAPKISVAAYFNKRHTERNQKTSYSITVQGVVNPKGVFTDVCIGWPGSMPDDQVLEKSALFQRANGGLLKGVWVVGSSGYPLMDWVLVPYTQQHLTWTQHAFNEKIEEIQRVAKDAFARLKGRWTCLQKRTEVKLQDLPVVLGACCVLHNICEMRNEPESKCELFDDEMVPEIGLRSVNAMKARDAIAHNLLHHNLAGTSFLS from the coding sequence ATGAAACTGGCATCCCCACCCGAAGAAGCCGATTACTCTTACATCCTCAATTTGCTGCAAGAAACGGTTGGCCAAATGGACGACCACCTCCCTACAAACACCCCCTCCAAAAGAAGGCGCAGGAGAAAAAACGACGACAATTCCAACAGCAATGGCCGTCGGGATGGATCTCCAAAGGACAAACAACAGCAGCAGAATCAAGAAGAAGGCAACAAGGCCAAGGGCGTCAAAGAGATTTTGACTTCAATTTTGTTGCTTGACGAGCAGCAGAGGTGCGATTCCCAAGATTGGTCCAAAACCCAGCAACAAGAGAAGCTCCTGTTCGACGCCAACCACCGCAAGAAGACTCGAGCCATGCACGATTACTACGACGAATTACAGGATTCCTACCGTCACTTGGACCAGACCGATGGCTTGAGGCGCAAGACCAAGTCAGCCGCTGCCGCCGTCGCTTCCGCCGTCGCCACCGCCGTTCTCGAGGCCGAGAAAGAAGGAGGGGCGGGGGCAGGAGGAACGGCGGCCGCTTCCGGCGGCCAGCAGCAGCGGCGGCTGTGGGTGAGGAGCCGATCGCAGGCGTGGTGGGACGAATGCAACAGCGACGACTTCCCAGAGGAAGATTTCAGAAAGGCGTTTCGGATGGGAAAGGACACTTTTGAGATGCTTTGCAATGAGCTGAGCTCGGCGGTGGCCAAAGAGAACACAACCCTAAGAGACGCCGTGCCGGTGAGGCAGCGGGTTGCGGTTTGTATATGGAGATTGGCCACCGGAGAGCCTCTCAGGCTTGTCTCAAAGAGGTTCGGATTGGGAATTTCCACCTGCCACAAGCTTGTTCTTGAGGTTTGTTCCGCAATTAGGACTGTGCTAATGCCAAAGTACCTGCAATGGCCTGATGATGAGTCCATGAAGAAGATTAAGGAGAATTTTGAGTCCATTTCTGGGATACCCAATGTTGTAGGATCAATGTATACTACGCATATACCTATAATTGCTCCTAAGATTAGTGTTGCTGCCTATTTTAACAAAAGGCATACTGAGAGGAATCAGAAGACTTCGTATTCGATTACGGTTCAAGGGGTGGTTAATCCAAAGGGAGTGTTCACCGATGTGTGCATCGGCTGGCCTGGTTCAATGCCTGACGATCAGGTGTTGGAAAAATCAGCCCTTTTTCAGAGGGCTAATGGGGGGCTGTTGAAGGGTGTCTGGGTTGTTGGCAGTTCTGGCTACCCTCTGATGGATTGGGTTTTGGTGCCTTACACTCAGCAGCATTTGACTTGGACTCAGCATGCTTTCAATGAGAAGATTGAGGAAATCCAGAGGGTTGCAAAAGATGCATTTGCGAGGTTGAAAGGGAGATGGACTTGCTTGCAGAAAAGAACTGAGGTCAAGCTTCAAGATTTGCCGGTGGTTCTTGGGGCATGCTGCGTGTTGCACAATATCTGTGAAATGAGGAATGAGCCGGAGTCGAAGTGCGAACTCTTCGATGATGAGATGGTCCCTGAGATTGGTCTGAGATCGGTAAATGCAATGAAAGCAAGGGATGCCATTGCGCATAATCTCTTGCATCATAACCTTGCAGGCACTTCCTTCCTTTCGTGA